A part of Maridesulfovibrio hydrothermalis AM13 = DSM 14728 genomic DNA contains:
- a CDS encoding Fic family protein: MIEYLPLERDIETKAVLKKLAIAERALGTLRGVASKVPNEDILVNTLFLQEAKASSEIENIVTTHDEIFKAQLEIGHNLAAKEVENYSHALREGFSIVKEQQLLTTNTVCTIQKRLENNNAGLRRQSGTTLKNISGEVVYTPPQDYDEIVCLMSNLEKFINDTDLSDLNPLVKMAVIHHQFESIHPFYDGNGRTGRIINILYLVLTGLLDTPVLYLSGYIIDTKKQYYDLLQKVRDERDWEEWILYILTGVILTSQETVLLIEKIIALMQDYKHSIRDRFHKMYSQDLINNLFKYPYTKIDFLEQALGVHRQTAAKYLNSLANEGFLSKVSLGKSNYYLNTKLIEILKSR, from the coding sequence ATGATAGAATATTTACCACTAGAACGGGATATAGAAACAAAAGCTGTTCTTAAAAAGCTTGCTATAGCCGAGCGCGCACTCGGAACTCTACGTGGTGTTGCCAGCAAAGTTCCGAATGAAGATATTTTGGTTAACACCTTATTTTTGCAAGAGGCGAAGGCCAGTAGTGAAATAGAGAATATCGTAACAACACATGATGAAATCTTTAAGGCCCAGCTCGAAATAGGGCATAATTTAGCAGCTAAAGAGGTAGAAAATTATTCTCATGCTCTTAGGGAAGGTTTTTCCATTGTTAAAGAGCAGCAGCTTCTGACCACAAATACTGTTTGCACCATTCAAAAGCGGCTGGAAAATAATAATGCAGGGCTGCGCCGACAGAGCGGAACCACGCTAAAAAATATTAGCGGAGAGGTTGTTTACACTCCACCTCAAGATTATGATGAAATTGTTTGCCTGATGTCTAATTTAGAGAAGTTTATCAATGATACCGATTTGTCCGATCTGAATCCACTTGTTAAAATGGCAGTTATTCATCATCAATTTGAAAGTATTCACCCGTTTTATGATGGAAACGGGCGTACTGGACGTATCATTAATATTCTTTACCTTGTTCTGACTGGTTTACTGGATACTCCGGTTCTTTATTTAAGCGGATATATTATAGATACTAAAAAGCAGTATTACGATTTGTTGCAAAAGGTACGTGATGAGAGAGATTGGGAAGAGTGGATACTTTATATATTGACCGGAGTTATTTTAACATCACAGGAGACTGTTTTGTTGATAGAGAAGATAATCGCGCTCATGCAGGATTATAAGCATTCTATCCGGGATAGGTTTCATAAGATGTATAGTCAGGATTTAATTAATAATTTGTTTAAATATCCTTACACTAAAATAGACTTTTTAGAGCAGGCACTCGGAGTGCATAGGCAAACTGCCGCTAAGTATTTAAATAGTCTGGCAAATGAGGGCTTTTTGAGTAAGGTTTCTTTGGGTAAAAGTAATTATTACCTTAATACAAAGCTTATAGAAATATTAAAAAGTAGATAG
- a CDS encoding tyrosine-type recombinase/integrase, which translates to MPLTIKQIESSKPKKKLYRISDNNGLCLEITPNGSKRWRLRYQFNRKAKMLSLGLYPEVNLKDARNLVFEMRQSLAKGLDPSQERQEQRAKVDGSYSFKAIADKWFAKKSLTLTNKKDRQTIYGRLVNHVFPFMADKSIFEITNKDMVAILERLEAMNLHETAKRVNLTCVHIFNYARVSNPELSNPASDTKALLIPASKRVKHFPAITKPSEIKKLLRKIKNFNGTFSVAQALKFIPYTFVRSRELRSAEWSEIDWEAREWQIPAHKMKAPRPHIVPLSTQVIDILKKTQLVTGHNKYVFHSDRSKEGILSENTINQALRRMGYSKDEMCCHGFRTTASTRLNEELKYMPDVIERQLAHGEANKVRDAYNRAEYLEERHKMMQEWADYLDGLAG; encoded by the coding sequence ATGCCTTTAACTATAAAACAAATTGAATCATCCAAGCCCAAGAAGAAGCTATACCGAATCTCCGACAACAACGGTCTTTGTTTAGAAATTACTCCTAACGGGTCTAAAAGGTGGCGGCTCCGCTATCAATTTAATCGCAAAGCAAAAATGCTCTCTTTAGGATTGTATCCAGAAGTAAATTTAAAAGATGCTCGCAATCTAGTGTTTGAGATGCGCCAGTCTCTAGCGAAAGGATTAGACCCATCCCAAGAGCGACAAGAGCAGAGGGCGAAGGTAGACGGCAGTTATAGTTTCAAAGCTATTGCAGATAAATGGTTTGCGAAAAAATCATTAACTCTGACAAACAAAAAAGACAGACAAACGATATACGGCAGACTAGTAAATCATGTATTTCCTTTCATGGCCGATAAATCCATTTTTGAAATAACGAATAAAGATATGGTTGCGATCCTTGAGCGTTTGGAAGCCATGAATCTGCACGAGACAGCCAAGCGAGTTAATTTAACTTGCGTACATATTTTTAATTATGCTCGCGTATCAAATCCAGAATTGAGTAACCCTGCTAGCGATACCAAAGCGTTACTCATTCCCGCATCAAAAAGAGTTAAACATTTTCCTGCCATCACGAAACCTTCGGAGATTAAAAAACTTCTGCGGAAGATAAAAAATTTCAATGGAACTTTCAGTGTTGCTCAGGCATTAAAATTTATTCCGTATACCTTTGTGCGCTCTCGGGAATTACGCAGTGCCGAGTGGTCAGAAATTGATTGGGAAGCACGCGAGTGGCAAATTCCCGCTCATAAAATGAAAGCTCCGAGACCTCACATTGTTCCACTTTCCACACAGGTCATAGACATATTAAAGAAAACCCAACTTGTAACAGGGCATAATAAATATGTTTTTCACAGTGACCGTAGCAAGGAAGGGATATTAAGCGAGAATACCATAAATCAGGCCTTACGACGTATGGGGTACTCAAAGGATGAAATGTGCTGTCACGGGTTCAGGACTACAGCGAGTACCCGTCTAAATGAGGAATTAAAGTACATGCCAGACGTCATAGAGCGTCAATTGGCCCACGGTGAGGCAAATAAGGTTCGGGACGCTTACAACCGTGCTGAGTACTTAGAGGAACGTCATAAGATGATGCAGGAGTGGGCTGACTATTTGGATGGGCTGGCGGGATAA
- a CDS encoding plasmid mobilization protein: protein MPSKKQVIKTYVSKEEYDQISATAKQCSLSMSAFMKAVCLGHEIKSRTDQQARLELLKLNADQGRLGGLLKMWILDDDEHRIDVEALLEDLRRLQRKIIEKVRSI, encoded by the coding sequence ATGCCCTCAAAGAAGCAAGTCATTAAGACCTACGTATCTAAAGAGGAATATGATCAGATCAGTGCGACCGCAAAGCAGTGCAGCCTGTCAATGTCTGCTTTTATGAAGGCCGTATGTCTTGGCCATGAAATAAAAAGCCGTACTGATCAGCAGGCCCGTTTAGAGCTTCTTAAGTTGAATGCCGATCAGGGTCGTCTAGGCGGTTTACTGAAGATGTGGATTCTTGATGATGACGAGCACCGTATTGATGTTGAAGCTCTGTTGGAGGATCTCCGCCGCTTACAACGGAAGATAATTGAGAAGGTTCGTTCTATATGA
- a CDS encoding Rha family transcriptional regulator gives MNKKASKNKAVKDVVEVIMENNQPVVSSLVVAELFKKRHDNVLQSINELEIPDDYRVLNFQATFRDVPGPNGAIRKEPAFNMTRDGFSLLAMGFTGKKAMEWKIKFLEAFNAMEAKLKIVPPQVEANIRFKKAKPKAVKSFEGAARYWCYLENISWEQGKRQIEGEIRVSDIYEMDKLALDSAWTYLNMCLYAVPPKMRGVNACSAKDLETVHGLLDYWAYCGNTPRKKLLASICKVMGLKSLKELPKSHVPHAISLIWEGINKHSGKVDALKEASH, from the coding sequence ATGAATAAAAAAGCTAGTAAAAACAAGGCAGTAAAAGACGTAGTTGAAGTGATTATGGAAAACAATCAACCAGTGGTTTCCTCTTTAGTCGTGGCTGAACTTTTTAAAAAACGTCATGATAATGTCCTGCAATCCATAAATGAGCTGGAGATTCCAGATGACTATCGTGTCCTCAATTTTCAGGCCACGTTCCGTGATGTTCCTGGACCTAATGGAGCTATCCGAAAAGAGCCTGCTTTCAACATGACTCGTGACGGTTTTTCCCTGCTTGCAATGGGGTTTACCGGCAAGAAGGCTATGGAGTGGAAAATTAAATTTCTTGAGGCCTTCAATGCCATGGAGGCCAAGTTGAAAATAGTACCACCGCAGGTCGAGGCAAATATCAGATTTAAGAAAGCAAAGCCGAAAGCCGTGAAATCATTTGAAGGTGCTGCACGCTATTGGTGCTATCTTGAAAATATCAGCTGGGAACAGGGCAAAAGGCAGATTGAAGGGGAAATCAGAGTTTCCGATATTTATGAAATGGATAAACTGGCTTTGGATAGTGCATGGACTTATCTCAATATGTGCCTCTATGCAGTTCCTCCTAAAATGCGTGGTGTGAACGCCTGCTCGGCGAAAGATCTGGAAACGGTTCATGGACTGCTTGATTACTGGGCTTATTGCGGAAACACACCACGTAAAAAGTTGCTTGCCTCCATATGCAAGGTCATGGGCCTTAAATCGCTGAAGGAGTTACCAAAGTCTCATGTCCCCCATGCAATAAGTCTTATCTGGGAAGGCATCAATAAGCACTCGGGAAAAGTAGATGCCCTCAAAGAAGCAAGTCATTAA